A genomic stretch from Helianthus annuus cultivar XRQ/B chromosome 1, HanXRQr2.0-SUNRISE, whole genome shotgun sequence includes:
- the LOC118492087 gene encoding uncharacterized protein LOC118492087 → MESSIESRKHKQQPSEYDPFGGIFTRSRSQIYFHRHRSGYAQSGSIWRRNIIKKIVKQQQLEVSVDLVMNQVSVKDLHMRRVFSPTTDGSNDLVSIREVDFEADCKKDDGNPSVSVSEAELGVFEHVVVNLKYNNNNVTEGEGVVVQTKPMVVEVEENKSAGEKNEMSSVMNEVADIKRVMNMNESQQLVCNCWSNLAKQSVW, encoded by the exons ATGGAGTCAAGCATCGAATCTAGAAAACACAAGCAACAGCCATCGGAATACGATCCATTTGGCGGTATATTCACTCGCAGTCGTTCTCAGATCTACTTCCACCGTCACAGATCTGGTTACGCTCAATCTGGCTCCATTTGGAGACGTAATATTATCAAAAAGATAGTAAAACAGCAACAATTGGAAGTTTCAGTAGATCTGGTTATGAATCAAGTGTCGGTGAAGGATCTTCACATGAGGAGAGTGTTTTCTCCTACTACGGATGGTTCAAACGATTTAGTAAGCATCAGAGAAGTGGATTTTGAAGCTGATTGTAAGAAGGATGATGGAAACCCTAGTGTTTCGGTGTCTGAAGCTGAATTGGGGGTTTTTGAACATGTTGTTGTTAATttgaaatataataataataatgttacaGAAGGTGAAGGTGTTGTTGTTCAGACGAAACCGATGGTTGTAGAAGTTGAAGAGAATAAGAGTGCCGGAGAAAAGAATGAGATGAGTTCTGTTATGAATGAAGTTGCAGATATTAAAAGAGTTATGAATATGAATGAGAGTCAACAATTG GTATGTAACTGCTGGAGCAACTTGGCTAAACAAAGCGTTTGGTAA